The DNA region TGCTAGCGGCCAATTAGAAACCTCTTTGTGAAAATAGCAAGAAAGTCGAAAGAATTTCAAGTTTTTGGTAGACCGCTCCCTGAAAAAAAAGAcatattttctgtttttgttgtgtgttgCTTGACGACTTTGACCGCGCGCATTTTCCCTGCCGTGAAACTagtttctttttgtttggtggCACACCGCTGATGACGTTTTAAAGCCctgctggccactgaaattaaagcaattgcccataaaaatcaataaattcaaGCCACGGGTATATACACACAATTTAAACGAAATTTAAACAGTGCTTTAAGAGGCAAGTTGCGAAAGCTGGGAGAAACTACCCTCCAGTCCCCAAAAAACTCCCCCGAAGGATGTTTTAAATGGGGTATATACATGAACACACACCCACCCGCATTCTACCCCCCATAAGCGCGCTCCTTTTCCGGCATTTCGTCAACATTATTGTAGCATCTCCCCGCGTACGTGTGTATGTATCTGTTCTGCCTGacagtgtgagtgtgtgtgcttgtgacGAAAGTGCATTGCTCTTCATTACAAAAGCAACGTGCAGGGCGGCCTCGTTTCATGTGCCCAAGTGTTTGTGCTTTTACACCGTTAAGTTAGAGAACTCCAGCTAACCCGCAGTTGGCAACACGCTGGCTGCGTTTTTCGGCAGTTGGCAACACGCTGACCCAATAACAGTACAATTAGACTCTCGCACAGATGCGCATGCATGAATGAAACAGAATCAACACCCGCATGccgttattattattattattattgtaattgttgttgctgttgtgaaATCTCTGCGACCCACATATTAGCGTTCGCTCGCACAGTGGGACCAAATCGTCGTCCAATTGGATTCGGAGCAGGGCTCCATTttcctgttttatttttggtagCCCATTTTATTTAGGTTCAATGAACCAGCCCATGGAATGTTGTCTAAAATCGTGTTTGTCTGTGCGTTGTCCGTATTGTGAAAGTTAAAAAAATGAGTTGCTCATATTGCTGTGCTAAAAGCTCCTATCAATATTCGTTGGCATCACTGATTTTGTTTCCGgctgtttttttatttcaatggTTCTACATAATTAGCATTAATTATTAAACAGCGGCGAAATTACCTTGACATTGAATGActatttgtgtgtgcgtgtaaaTGTTTGCGAATGGAGCTCCATGTgccatctcgctcgctctcgCTGCAAAGGCCAAGTTGTAAATACAAGTGCAcaattaagaaatattttataggGCTACTGCTTTTGTTGATGTTATTGTGGAATAACCGAGTGCGAATGACCTTGCCAATAGACACCTGCCTCGATAGCTGTTTATTATCGATAATAAGAAACCCCGGAACCTCTATTTCAAGATCGGTGACTACCCGCGTCCGTAAGCTCCGCTGGAATtcgatttctatttttttaaaacttacAAAAATGAACATGCGTAACTTCTAACTGCATAAAAGTTTGACCTATAGTCGTTGTTTTCTGTAgatgtactatatatacatgtcAAATCCTTTACTGCAAATCTTGTCATATGAAAATACTTCTAATGTTTGCGTACCACATTTTCTTCGTAAGATCCAAAATGCCTTTAACTTCTTTACGGCATATCCAAGGGCTACCGAAATATCGTTGATGTCTAAAATATCATTAGAAgacttttttaatattaaactACATCGtgtattaataatttatgtatataaccCATCATGGCTCATATcattaagaaatattaatcagtcaatataattaataactcAATATactgaagaagaagaagaagtttAAAAATCTTCTGTTTACTTAGATAGCATTCTAATGTAGCTTTCTTTAATATTCTATTCTAATTctgattttatttactttatatatgCAGCGTCAACAAAATTCCGTCTTCAATCAATGCTAAACTGGAGCTAGACTCCAGCAAAGACGACACCATTCACTCCACAAGCTTGAACAAGAAACTGGTCAAGATAAAAAAGTTCAAGTTGGACGATATGAAGGAGATGGTGGGCGGTTGTTGCGTTTGTTCAGACGAGCGGGGGTGGCCGGAGAACCCGCTCGTCTATTGTGACGGCCAGAACTGTACTGTGGCAGTGCACCAGGCGTGCTATGGCATTGTGACGGTTCCCACTGGACCCTGGTACTGTCGCAAGTGCGAGTCCCAGGAGCGAACCTCTCGGGTCCGTTGCGAACTGTGTCCCTCCCGGGATGGCGCCCTTAAGAAGACAGATAATAGCGGGTGGGCGCACGTTGTTTGCGCCTTGTACATCCCAGAGGTGCGATTTGGGAATGTGACCACCATGGAACCCATCATATTGTCATTAATACCGCAGGAGCGGTACTCAAAAAGTGAGCTATTTTTAAACGTTTTATGttgaaaaatataacaaattgGGAAACTATAGCCTCTGTTAGTTAAACTAGCTTCAGCTAATTAGCAATCAAAATTACAATCGgttagaaatatattttattttccccaaatatttattgtcGCCAATTTTAGGGCTGTTTACTAAATTAAtctttttattgaatttgtaACATTTTCAGCTTGCTACATTTGCCAGGAGATTGGCAAACCAAATCGGGCCAATGTCGGCGCCTGTATGCAGTGCAATAAATCGAATTGCAAGCAGCAGTTCCATGTCACCTGCGCGCAGAGCCTTGGATTGCTCTGCGAGGAGGCTGGTAACTATTTGGATAACGTGAAGTACTGCGGCTACTGTCAGCACCATTACAGCAAACTGGTGCGTATGTGACGTATAGCATTCATGATTTTTCCGTTCAAATTCTTGATACTTTGCAGAAAAAGGGCGGCAACGTCAAAACCATACCTCCATATAAACCCATTCAACATGACACCTCTTCCGATTCATGCTCGTCGCCCGAGAAGGAGATCGATTCTACCATGAACTCCGCAACGACCTCGGCCACAAGCATAAAGATTaccagcagcagtggcagtggtgggagcagcagcagcgtttTGAATGCAAGCTCCAGTGCTGGAATCTCTGGGGCTGGCGCCAGTGGGAGTGGTGTCTCATCTTCCTCAAAGCAGCGAAAGAGCAATGCATCCAGTAAATCATCTaacagcagtagcagcagctcGTCATCCTCAACAGGAGTGACTCCCAACCCCTCCTCGAGTTCTGCGCATTCGGGAAGTGCTAGCAGTATGACAGGCGGAGGAACTTTACTACCAGGCAGTAGTAACATCGGCAATATCAGcaataatttaaacaataatcTGCCCGGAGGCAGTACGTCCACCAGCAGTGCTGGAAACATATCTGGTGGAAGTGGGGGAAATCCATCAGCTTTAAGCGGTAGCGCTACGCAATCGACGAGCAGTCAATCGTCAACAGCACCAGGGACCACAAAATCTTCAGCCAGCAGTTCGAGCAGTAGTAGCAACAGCTACAAGGAGAAACATAGCAAAAGCTTAAGCAAATCCGCATCCAGCAAGGACAAGGACGGAAAAGATAGTGCTAGCAACTCGGCAAATAACAATTTCACTAATTTAtctgcatcatcatcatcttccaACTCCTCTTCGACACGAGAGAAATCCTCATCAAAGCTTTCGAAAAACAAAGACTCCAATCAAATATCGAATGCCACAAGCAGCACAAGCACAACCAGCAGTATCAACACCCAGCCCAGTTCGTCGACTTCAACTGCTACGAGTGGATTGGGCGGGCCTGGGACTCATGTGAGCAGTTCGGCTACCAGTGGAATCAACACTGCTCCTTCAACAACCAATGAGCATTCAAATCATGCCCACAACCTCAGTACGAATGGAGCAGGAGCCGGAAGCGCAACGGGAAAATTGCAATCGGCGAGCAATCTGAGCACCAGTAGTTCTGCTTTTGGATCGGATCTGCGATCCGTCAGCACATCCTCAAGCTCCACTTTGAACGACTCCACCGGATTCGGAAGTAATTTAAATTCAGAAAGAGAGAATTTATCAGGCGCTGGATCGTCGGCAAGCAACATACCAGGAACCATAGCACCTGGAACGGGTGTCGTATCTTCAAGTGCTGCCACTAATCTAAGCACTAATAAGGGAAGCTCTTCGTCATCGGCGGCGAATAGTCTTACATCTACGAGCAGTTCCTCGGGCAGCTCCTCTAACTCGACAtcaaaaaaacgaaaagcagATTCTGCTAAGTCCAGTAGCAGTATTTCCACCTCCGTCTCCGCTCTGGAAGATAACAATAGGTGGGGAACGAGAAACGCAAAGAAAAGGTCTTTTACAATATTACATTTCAAAATTTAGTAGATTAATAGATTACGCCTGATTTCAAAGAAACTAAGGGACTGAAGTTGCacatatataattttgtaaGTTGTTAGTTTATCGAATAGCCGGTGCAAAGTACtcttatatacattttttatttctaaattatttgtaataatTAGAACATACATTGTGCTATGTAATTAAGTAGTTCCCAAAGTTACTGAGAAATcagaaaatttaaatatgtttttgtaaCTTCGCTTGAACAAAAGACAACTTTTGGAATCCGTTTCGTTTGTTGTAGAATAGACTAATAAAATAACCCGTACGAGACCTTTTTCTACTAAAAATTATGTATAGAAAAAATGAGACTAATTTAATTCTTTATTTGTATCTATAGCTTAATATCCCGATATGATATCAAAGATGTTCATGTTGCACTGACGCCCCTAACAGATTTTGAGAAGGAAATTGAGAAGAGCTCCAAGAGGGTAAGTTCAAGTTTTCATTGTTTACCTTTTAGCATACTATTAATAGGCTGATAAACAATTCAATAATCGTTCCATAATATTGAGTTTTTGATGAGCTTTTGACTTCGCAAGGAACATGTTTCTGATCTCTTGAGTTCTTTTTCGAAAGTTTCTCATAAAGTGTTCTCACTCTTTTTACAATGTAGCCTTTTAATGATTGTTCCCATTATACATCTTGTCATATAGTTTTTCTCTGATTCAACCTACAGAATAGGACGAAAGTTCTACTATATTCGTTTCACTCTGTAAAAGATTTGAACGCAGGCGCTTTGCCAATTTTTGTTTCATACTTATAAGtggaaatgcaattgcaaatgcatGTTAAAAATGTTCTGAGAAATTCTTTTGAGAAGGTGCGCTGTGAGATTTTCAATTGATCCATTTTTAAAAGGGGCGTGtttcaaacaaaaatatcaaaaaatgaaataagttTGTTTGGATACATTTTATGTATGATATAATTCTGCAAGAAATTTTCTAGAATGGACATCGTACTTTGTTTTCAAAACTTATACCGTTGTActtgtatagggtgttttttttagaggtatagaactttaaattgcaataaaacaacgatggattattcgattgacatgaattttattgacatgaaagataatctagtggcattacattttaaatatgatttctggcatatgaccgccacggctggctcggatgtagtccaatctggacgtccaattagcaatgactttttccaatatttggccgtatatcggcaataacacggcgaatgttgtcttccaaatggtttagcgtttgtggcttatccgcatagaccaatgactttacatagccccacaaaaagtagtctagcggtgttaaatcacaagatcttggaggcttatgaaaaatcgggaacaacagcaatctcgttttgggcccattcgacgaatctacgccttgcttgatgatcgtttggtttcaattcttgcacgagttggattttgtaagcacgcatgacgaattgccaaaccaaactgagaataaatcacttgacagctgttaaatcggtcgccatcttgaacagtaatgccaacttaaagttctatacctctaaaaaaaacacccgttataagaggtttatgtttatgaatcaaaaagaatttaaaaacgTACCATTAGAACTAATATCCCAATGCTTTCCCTTTGTAATGATATTAAGAGGTATTTTCTCGCCGAGTTGGGCCTCCCCATGTCTGGTTCTATTTTTCCGATCTGATTGATGCTGAACGATGTATCCATGCCCCATTAATTTCCTTTTGAACCAAAAATGCATGGCAAAATGTTatcgaattttaattaaatgcaaatgcgcaTGTTAATTTATTGATGCTGAAGTGCCAAAGTTCCCAAAGACAGACAGGCAGTGACTTTGAACAAGACAGTTCATGTTGTTGGTCCAATAAAACATCAACATCATCTTTTTCGCCTTGTCATGAGCACCTTCACCTGGAATATTCTGCTAGAAAATGCatgtatatacaatttatgAAAGCACATTTTATACTAGCATATACGTGAGAGCAGATACTTTGTGATTTGTTGCTAATGTATTTATTGTCGGGGCTACAATATAGTCATCCCTATCGTTTTCTCTGGCGACACCGTTGCCTTCGTGCCGTGTGCAGACAAAGACTCAAAGCGCTTGACAAATTTTCAGCGCGATCAGTCGAAAATCGTTGTTAATCGAAGCTAAACTAAAACTAAGATTCTCTTGCGAATCTTTTTATTACGAACGAAAAGTAATTATCAATTTTCCGTAAAAGGGAACTACAATCATCAACCACGCATAACCCAGTAATCCAATAAATAGTATTGTGTTTGTCTAAAAAATATCGGTTATAGCTGCTACAAACGCGAAGCGATGAAAATATAGCTTGTCAAGCGATCGTTTAATTTTAGAACTTATGTGTAATTTGGAACATAATTTGACCCACAAATGAGTGAAATGTATGGCTCCACAGAGGAAGTATTTTTCCCACACACTATTATTTATAGATTTCGTTTTTTGTGTGTGGAAAAACTTTTCCGCCACTGAGAGTTTTTTGCGAGGAGTTTTGTTTTAATCGAGTTTCATTCAAGTACAAATCAATGATTAAAAGACTGATCGTTTCAGCGGATTAAATCGAATAGCCGTTTTTACGTCACTATCtgtagaaaaataaaagatgCAGCCCTTTCACACAACTCTTTTAAATCCCTAAACAACACATCGATTTTAATGAGTCTTTTAATATTATTGCAAGCTAAATATATGCTTGCAATTAAgttaaaatgttttgcttaaattaataagtaaaacaaattaaataaaattcccAGATACCTGATTCCCAAATGAGGTACTCAATGACACtgcaacttttcgattttctgTGATAAGCTGATCCTGGGATAAATGTGCATATAATTTACATCAAAGTTTGCGAACATAAAAAATGAGATACGaacatgaaataaaaaactttttctaAGAATCGAAAAAGTTTTAAAACCGCAGACTCAACGAATTCTTATATGTTTCCATCCCACTCTCTGGcattatttaatgaaaactgaaataaaacgAAGGAAAACTGCTCCCTGTTGCCGCATCTTAAGTTTCTCAACTCGGTGCTGAGCAGGAAAACTCAGTGGCAGCAGCGAAAAGTTGACCGCGTTGCCGTGCCGTGTGCACTCACAATTATATAGACTAGTTTGCTTTGAGCAATCTTCCAGTTCAGTACTCGGCGCTTCCGTGTGTGGTTTTAGTGCGATGTAGGTTCCGTTCTATCTTGGCATATAGGTGCAGCTATATACCACCACCCCCAACGGGTTGATATCGCCAGCTCTTAACCGATATTGCACGCAGCCAGCATTGCAAAACACCTGACTAATCCATCGCAACCGCTAGATAACCAGATTACCGACCAGGGACGATCCTCTGTTGGTGTTGCTTTAGCTGTGACTCAGTTTTAGAACACCcagatatgtatatacatatgtatctgcCAAAGtcattttttgtgtgtgctttccCAAATCTATCTACCTGTCTGCGTTATTTTTATACAACATTTTCAGTATAGATACACATTTATTGCTCATGTTTTTCTCTGTTTTCTGTGATTCGAAAAATTCctcctttattttttgttgtcatGAGAAAGATGTTATTTTCTGATCATAAGCATAGGAATCTTCAATATGaattacatatacatacgtcCGGTTATGAAATTTTCTTGAACGGGCGATGAGGTTCCGACTGACAGATAAGAATCTTGATAGATGATCTACATATTGCAAATTAAGGAGAAAATCTCGACTGTTAAGtgtaattttaaatagttCACTGCAAACTGAAGATAAATCTAACGTCTTAACCTTCCTAATATGTTTACATATCATGTACATGTCCTCACAATTTGTAGTTATTGTAGTTATTACATTAGCTTGAATAACTAGTAGGGCCTTGAATAATTTGCATACCATATCACATTCAAAAATGGCAGATGCTTACCTCATCGCTTCCATCACCACCGAAGCTTCCACTTTCCTGCATTTCCCAGCAGGGATAATACCACGATCCCATCGACTCTATGTGTTCTTGTTTTGCAATTTCagataataaacttattaagtATAGTAATTGTACTCGCGTAGATCATTTCGATAGAGTTAAAAACCTAAACACAGACAGAATGCCTTCCTTCCAACCGATCGAGGCCCCCAAGTGCCCGCGCTGCGGCAAGAGTGTCTACGCTGCCGAAGAGCGTCTGGCTGGCGGCTATGTATTCCACAAGAACTGCTTCAAGTGCGGAATGTGCAACAAATCCCTGGACTCCACCAACTGCACAGAGCACGAGCGTGAGCTCTATTGCAAGACGTGCCACGGTCGCAAGTTCGGGCCGAAAGGTTACGGTTTCGGCACTGGAGCGGGCACCCTTTCCATGGACAACGGGTCACAGTTCCTGCGCGAGAACGGCGATGTTCCGTCTGTAAGAAATGGAGCACGCCTGGAACCCAGGGCCATTGCTCGTGCCCCCGAAGGTGAGGGGTGCCCTCGTTGCGGTGGCTATGTGTACGCCGCCGAACAGATGCTTGCCCGCGGACGCAGCTGGCACAAGGAGTGCTTTAAGTGCGGAACCTGCAAGAAGGGTCTGGACTCGATCCTGTGCTGCGAGGCTCCGGACAAGAACATCTACTGCAAGGGCTGCTATGCCAAGAAGTTTGGACCCAAGGGCTATGGTTATGGCCAGGGAGGTGGTGCTCTCCAGTCCGACTGCTATGCTCATGACGACGGAGCACCCCAAATCCGTGCCGCCATTGATGTGGACAAGATCCAGGCCCGTCCGGGTGAGGGTTGCCCGCGTTGCGGTGGCGTAGTCTACGCAGCGGAGCAGAAGCTATCCAAGGGCCGAGAGTGGCACAAGAAGTGCTTCAACTGCAAGGATTGCCACAAGACTCTGGACTCGATCAATGCCAGCGATGGTCCCGATCGGGATGTGTACTGTCGGACCTGCTACGGCAAAAAGTGGGGACCCCATGGCTATGGATTCGCCTGCGGCTCTGGTTTCCTGCAGACCGATGGCTTGACCGAGGATCAGATTAGCGCCAACAGGCCCTTCTATAACCCGGACACCACGTCGATCAAGGCCCGTGATGGCGAGGGCTGCCCCCGATGCGGAGGAGCCGTCTTTGCCGCAGAGCAACAGCTGTCTAAGGGTAAGGTGTGGCACAAGAAGTGCTACAACTGCGCCGACTGCCACCGGCCATTGGACTCAGTCTTGGCCTGCGATGGACCCGATGGCGACATCCACTGCCGTGCCTGCTACGGCAAGCTCTTCGGACCCAAGGGCTTTGGCtacggccacgcccccactcTGGTGTCCACCAGTGGCGAGAGCACGATCCAGTTCCCAGATGGCCGTCCTCTGGCCGGACCCAAGACCTCGGGCGGCTGCCCGCGATGCGGTTTCGCTGTGTTCGCCGCCGAACAGATGATCAGCAAGACCAGGATCTGGCACAAGAGGTGCTTCTACTGCTCGGATTGCCGCAAATCACTGGACTCGACGAACCTGAACGATGGACCCGACGGCGACATCTACTGCCGAGCCTGCTACGGCCGCAATTTTGGACCCAAGGGAGTGGGCTACGGTCTGGGCGCAGGCGCTTTGACAACCTTCTAAACGAGTTTATGTATATCCAATCGAAATCCAAAACCATGTCTGTGAATCGTTCCGATACTTCTGTCCAATGACCTATCTGTTTTAACTAACTATCCCTGAAATTAGCTAACTTAGTCTTCGTTTTGCTTCCAACGATTTTTGATCAACGATGCACTGaatgcaattcaattttctttAGGTTATTTGAGATTAAgcttaatataaaaaaaaaacaagaaaaaagaataaatgcaaaaaaatcttgaaaacataaaacttACGACTCAAAGCGAAACTAACCATCGATCACAGACTAACGAATTAAACGACATTGACCACACCGAGAACAGCCTAAATTTCTGCAGGTACTGTAACCGCACTAACGAAGGAAGCAACTATTGCGAGCCAAAGTCGTTAGTTATTACCTTTTTGTATCTTAAACTATTTTCGAAGACCAGCCTAGTATGTCTTATGCTCCAAACCGAAATATCCAAAAGCATACTTTGTgcaaattgacaaattttatACACTTACTCTTACGACGAACAATGATGAAAGATATGATGTTGTATATTTAGCTGATTTAGTTCTTACGATATACTTATGAAAtctgattatttttaatgatgttttattgatttctcACCCATCTAATCTCTTGCATTCTGATTGGGAAGCAAGCCAtggcaaatataaaatatttatatatgtcaTCGTACATGTTctgcatacatacacacacataacATCCAATAATATATATGCCCTAGTGGGTTCcatgaaaacaaaatgattttaaaatgcttttcgtagttttaattgatttaattggGTGCGAATACCTAAGATTTCTGCATTTAAATGGTTGAGTGGCAATCTGATTGGAATGACCTGACCGGTGGGTGGTTGATTGTTTAGGTTGAGTTCAATTATGTTTGTTTCGGAATATTTTGTTCTGATTGAGCCAGCTCATCTGGTCTATATATAGCTTGTTCGGCC from Drosophila santomea strain STO CAGO 1482 chromosome 3R, Prin_Dsan_1.1, whole genome shotgun sequence includes:
- the LOC120453662 gene encoding muscle LIM protein Mlp84B; amino-acid sequence: MPSFQPIEAPKCPRCGKSVYAAEERLAGGYVFHKNCFKCGMCNKSLDSTNCTEHERELYCKTCHGRKFGPKGYGFGTGAGTLSMDNGSQFLRENGDVPSVRNGARLEPRAIARAPEGEGCPRCGGYVYAAEQMLARGRSWHKECFKCGTCKKGLDSILCCEAPDKNIYCKGCYAKKFGPKGYGYGQGGGALQSDCYAHDDGAPQIRAAIDVDKIQARPGEGCPRCGGVVYAAEQKLSKGREWHKKCFNCKDCHKTLDSINASDGPDRDVYCRTCYGKKWGPHGYGFACGSGFLQTDGLTEDQISANRPFYNPDTTSIKARDGEGCPRCGGAVFAAEQQLSKGKVWHKKCYNCADCHRPLDSVLACDGPDGDIHCRACYGKLFGPKGFGYGHAPTLVSTSGESTIQFPDGRPLAGPKTSGGCPRCGFAVFAAEQMISKTRIWHKRCFYCSDCRKSLDSTNLNDGPDGDIYCRACYGRNFGPKGVGYGLGAGALTTF
- the LOC120453661 gene encoding protein AF-10 isoform X7, with translation MCERNNNKQVTSVNKIPSSINAKLELDSSKDDTIHSTSLNKKLVKIKKFKLDDMKEMVGGCCVCSDERGWPENPLVYCDGQNCTVAVHQACYGIVTVPTGPWYCRKCESQERTSRVRCELCPSRDGALKKTDNSGWAHVVCALYIPEVRFGNVTTMEPIILSLIPQERYSKTCYICQEIGKPNRANVGACMQCNKSNCKQQFHVTCAQSLGLLCEEAGNYLDNVKYCGYCQHHYSKLKKGGNVKTIPPYKPIQHDTSSDSCSSPEKEIDSTMNSATTSATSIKITSSSGSGGSSSSVLNASSSAGISGAGASGSGVSSSSKQRKSNASSKSSNSSSSSSSSSTGVTPNPSSSSAHSGSASSMTGGGTLLPGSSNIGNISNNLNNNLPGGSTSTSSAGNISGGSGGNPSALSGSATQSTSSQSSTAPGTTKSSASSSSSSSNSYKEKHSKSLSKSASSKDKDGKDSASNSANNNFTNLSASSSSSNSSSTREKSSSKLSKNKDSNQISNATSSTSTTSSINTQPSSSTSTATSGLGGPGTHVSSSATSGINTAPSTTNEHSNHAHNLSTNGAGAGSATGKLQSASNLSTSSSAFGSDLRSVSTSSSSTLNDSTGFGSNLNSERENLSGAGSSASNIPGTIAPGTGVVSSSAATNLSTNKGSSSSSAANSLTSTSSSSGSSSNSTSKKRKADSAKSSSSISTSVSALEDNNSLISRYDIKDVHVALTPLTDFEKEIEKSSKRQRTELSPPTHQTSATAEVNAPLASSTSASIAVTASATAASATPATGTTTSGSISGNAGSTSSGNSSGVSATGGSQSAVGSGGYPKTESSKSSGAASAGSGNSSNTSSTKHGSSIKDISSSGNQPPSTASSNSAPSLYVSVPLSTANVPGVNLPTSSTSTNTNSESHSASSRSSGAQTQHQQQLSNALVGPSMGGAAGAFHGGTLSSGSSSVIQHQSGKSSPALGTLVSGNSGGSIISASGLSLPSGNLTATTTESGNLKISYEKQTTRVQQLQEQEAPPARRSRTPDLSTASTSSSSATAVPATTSPLVVLNNQLPLNSVAASSSSSSSGLKFTYESQTQMDVPMMPVSAIKDSPPSSPGSEIGSNMHSATAAAGCLAGAPSAAAAQTGNVRKRGRKAKDATIAAAAAAAAAAAALSNAQQDLKDVRLLQNGAPNASGNPSSSTPTPPATPASSNAVTSASSIITHTAAHMLGNQINPNSSVAQKLSEQLHMEVQDHSIYTPDSINSQYAGVPFPGKQRNSTAVPSNATPAPNPLQSMFSGGGMNGNMPIPQSLEQLLERQWEQGSQFLMEQAQHFDIASLLNCLHQLQSENLRLEEHVTSLIARRDHLLAVNARLQIPLNTIASNTKAEAHGK
- the LOC120453661 gene encoding zinc finger protein zfp-1 isoform X6, with amino-acid sequence MCERNNNKQVTSVNKIPSSINAKLELDSSKDDTIHSTSLNKKLVKIKKFKLDDMKEMVGGCCVCSDERGWPENPLVYCDGQNCTVAVHQACYGIVTVPTGPWYCRKCESQERTSRVRCELCPSRDGALKKTDNSGWAHVVCALYIPEVRFGNVTTMEPIILSLIPQERYSKTCYICQEIGKPNRANVGACMQCNKSNCKQQFHVTCAQSLGLLCEEAGNYLDNVKYCGYCQHHYSKLKKGGNVKTIPPYKPIQHDTSSDSCSSPEKEIDSTMNSATTSATSIKITSSSGSGGSSSSVLNASSSAGISGAGASGSGVSSSSKQRKSNASSKSSNSSSSSSSSSTGVTPNPSSSSAHSGSASSMTGGGTLLPGSSNIGNISNNLNNNLPGGSTSTSSAGNISGGSGGNPSALSGSATQSTSSQSSTAPGTTKSSASSSSSSSNSYKEKHSKSLSKSASSKDKDGKDSASNSANNNFTNLSASSSSSNSSSTREKSSSKLSKNKDSNQISNATSSTSTTSSINTQPSSSTSTATSGLGGPGTHVSSSATSGINTAPSTTNEHSNHAHNLSTNGAGAGSATGKLQSASNLSTSSSAFGSDLRSVSTSSSSTLNDSTGFGSNLNSERENLSGAGSSASNIPGTIAPGTGVVSSSAATNLSTNKGSSSSSAANSLTSTSSSSGSSSNSTSKKRKADSAKSSSSISTSVSALEDNNRWGTRNAKKSLISRYDIKDVHVALTPLTDFEKEIEKSSKRQRTELSPPTHQTSATAEVNAPLASSTSASIAVTASATAASATPATGTTTSGSISGNAGSTSSGNSSGVSATGGSQSAVGSGGYPKTESSKSSGAASAGSGNSSNTSSTKHGSSIKDISSSGNQPPSTASSNSAPSLYVSVPLSTANVPGVNLPTSSTSTNTNSESHSASSRSSGAQTQHQQQLSNALVGPSMGGAAGAFHGGTLSSGSSSVIQHQSGKSSPALGTLVSGNSGGSIISASGLSLPSGNLTATTTESGNLKISYEKQTTRVQQLQEQEAPPARRSRTPDLSTASTSSSSATAVPATTSPLVVLNNQLPLNSVAASSSSSSSGLKFTYESQTQMDVPMMPVSAIKDSPPSSPGSEIGSNMHSATAAAGCLAGAPSAAAAQTGNVRKRGRKAKDATIAAAAAAAAAAAALSNAQQDLKDVRLLQNGAPNASGNPSSSTPTPPATPASSNAVTSASSIITHTAAHMLGNQINPNSSVAQKLSEQLHMEVQDHSIYTPDSINSQYAGVPFPGKQRNSTAVPSNATPAPNPLQSMFSGGGMNGNMPIPQSLEQLLERQWEQGSQFLMEQAQHFDIASLLNCLHQLQSENLRLEEHVTSLIARRDHLLAVNARLQIPLNTIASNTKAEAHGK